Proteins from one Anastrepha obliqua isolate idAnaObli1 chromosome 2, idAnaObli1_1.0, whole genome shotgun sequence genomic window:
- the LOC129236793 gene encoding la-related protein 7, translated as MELDAVNALTEAEVQKNNQKAQKIPAAADIASAPKNYRKRKRHHYNAIRKQMEFYFGDANLLKDRFLKQLIDKDPYVPLEIFLNFNKLKALTTSVEDISKSLSNSELLELDEKQLRVKRKTALPVERNVDNKTLYVEALPAAADHDWVRQEFERFGSVVYVSLPKYAKSRKIKEFGFVEFEQESSVEKAIKAFQEFNGVLRMQETDPAELQSVKSFIKEQNEDIAGEKVETDVEQKKAKKLKRGSDDAPDYGGTEIKKAKIENDENSTATETGNTTNDDTENQQNDGEEGNNKKKRRKKKKKSKTLEKRRKETDLNTDASFYELKVLPKRDWKRLRNKYLNLQREKVAELKRKAWKEKQQQQASEGAGSETLDASAPPPVKKPKPNERKLRKMNMNFYGAGEEEAKSQQKELKHNPALERAPLFSYAEGLIVEIGFLNPCVNIKEFKADMRQYETVKYVDVKEGAMHAYLRLDTADAATDFVGQVSCAEYNCKVLSGEAELEYWKKIETDREMKLNKQVKIPQKRGREKVKKLVTKHIRFGEFDE; from the exons ATGGAATTGGATGCAGTGAACGCCTTAACTGAAGCGGAGGtacaaaaaaacaatcaaaaagcACAGAAGATACCGGCTGCTGCTGACATTGCAAGTGCACCCAAGAACTATAGGAAACGCAAACGCCATCACTACAATGCTATACGTAAACAAATGGAATTCTACTTCGGTGATGCCAATTTATTGAAGGACCGGTTTCTGAAGCAACTAATCGACAAAGATCCAT ATGTGCCGCTGgagatatttctaaattttaacaAGTTGAAAGCGCTTACCACATCAGTAGAAGATATCTCCAAATCCCTATCAAACTCTGAATTGCTCGAGTTAGATGAGAAACAGTTAAGAGTTAAGCGTAAAACTGCACTGCCCGTGGAGCGTAATGTCGACAACAAAACACTCTACGTGGAAGCTTTACCTGCTGCAGCTGATCACGACTGGGTGCGTCAAGAATTTGAGCGTTTTGGTTCAGTAGTGTATGTCTCGCTGCCGAAGTATGCCAAATCACGAAAAATCAAGGAATTTGGGTTCGTTGAGTTCGAACAGGAGAGCAGCGTTGAGAAGGCTATTAAAGCATTTCAAGAATTTAATGGTGTACTGAGAATGCAAGAAACTGATCCAGCTGAACTACAGAGTGTAAAGTCGTTCAttaaagaacaaaatgaagataTCGCTGGTGAAAAAGTTGAGACTGATGTCgagcaaaaaaaagcaaaaaaactaaaacgcGGTTCCGATGATGCTCCGGACTACGgaggaactgaaataaaaaaggcaaaaatagaaaatgatGAAAACTCCACAGCAACCGAAACAGGGAATACTACAAATGATGATACCGAAAATCAGCAAAATGATGGCGAGGAGGGTAATAACAAAAAGAAACGacgcaaaaagaagaaaaaatcaaaaacgttAGAAAAACGAAGAAAGGAAACCGATTTAAATACTGATGCCTCGTTTTATGAGTTAAAAGTACTTCCAAAACGCGATTGGAAGCGCCTACGCAACAAATACTTGAATTTGCAACGAGAAAAGGTTGCAGAGCTGAAGCGCAAAGCATGGAAAgagaagcagcagcaacaagcTAGTGAAGGTGCCGGTTCAGAAACGTTAGACGCTTCAGCACCGCCTCCAGTAAAGAAGCCGAAACCAAATGAACGAAAGCTCCGaaaaatgaatatgaatttCTACGGCGCCGGCGAGGAGGAAGCCAAATCACAACAAAAGGAGTTGAAACATAATCCAGCATTGGAGCGCGCTCCGCTCTTCAGCTACGCGGAAGGACTAATAGTGGAAATAGGCTTCTTGAATCCTTGCGTCAACATTAAGGAATTTAAGGCTGATATGCGCCAATACGAGACAGTGAAGTATGTTGACGTCAAAGAGGGTGCCATGCATGCGTATTTACGCTTAGATACTGCCGATGCGGCAACTGACTTTGTGGGACAAGTTAGTTGTGCGGAATACAATTGCAAGGTGCTCAGCGGCGAAGCAGAACTAGAGTATTGGAAAAAGATTGAGACAGATCGTGAAATGAAACTGaataaacaagtaaaaattCCACAGAAGAGGGGTAGGGAAAAGGTTAAAAAGCTAGTAACGAAACATATTCGTTTCGGCGAATTTGATGAATAA
- the LOC129236795 gene encoding TM2 domain-containing protein almondex, which translates to MFHRRCIVINMRSALALIMIFIFSGIRQSQTAGGNLMEAETKLEGQLKNVTNNNDAIPLTIKSINDTNVSCPGTPESECSTLPFPCIRCNYNYSCHYGRDLNVSCTALDHVPCQGNRTFIQQMNCRYCYQTGMWQQSCMLRGNCNSVNAHYYRTNCTVHSDVFCLGNRSFTRNVKCNWTQGYRWSTALIISITLGGFGADRFYLGHWQEGIGKLFSFGGLGVWTIIDVLLISLHYLGPADGSLYI; encoded by the coding sequence ATGTTTCATCGACGTTGCATTGTTATAAATATGCGCTCAGCCCTAGCGCTTATCATGATATTTATATTTAGTGGCATAAGGCAGAGTCAGACTGCTGGTGGTAATCTCATGGAAGCTGAAACTAAACTGGAAggtcaattaaaaaatgtcactAACAACAACGACGCCATACCGCTGACAATAAAAAGCATCAATGACACCAATGTATCTTGTCCAGGCACTCCCGAGAGTGAATGTTCGACGTTGCCATTTCCTTGTATACGCTGCAATTACAACTACTCATGCCACTATGGTCGCGATCTTAACGTATCATGCACAGCATTGGACCATGTACCATGTCAAGGTAATCGCACGTTCATACAACAGATGAATTGCCGCTATTGCTATCAAACGGGGATGTGGCAACAATCGTGCATGCTGCGTGGAAATTGCAATTCTGTGAACGCTCATTATTATCGCACCAATTGTACAGTTCATTCGGATGTCTTTTGTCTCGGTAATCGGTCTTTTACTCGCAATGTCAAATGTAACTGGACGCAAGGATATCGCTGGAGTACGGCACTTATTATCAGTATTACATTAGGTGGCTTTGGCGCCGACCGCTTTTATCTTGGGCACTGGCAAGAAGGAATCGGAAAGTTATTCAGCTTTGGTGGCTTGGGCGTATGGACTATTATTGACGTTCTGCTCATATCGCTGCATTACTTGGGACCGGCTGATGGTTCCTTATATATATAG
- the LOC129237582 gene encoding migration and invasion enhancer 1, which produces MVKVDVEYCPKCNFEWQCKMLQNFLLQQQPDTEVVCFKGRQGSFEVKIDNNLVHSKLKSFAFPDHESVLENVRKAEKGIPVERVKEQPIENCVLM; this is translated from the exons atggtaAAGGTGGATGTAGAATATTG TCCGAAATGCAATTTCGAATGGCAATGCAAAATGTTACAAAATTTTCTACTGCAACAACAACCAGATACAGAAGTAGTTTGCTTTAAAGGCCGACAGGGATCCTTTGAAGTAAAGATTGACAACAATTTGGTACATTCCAAATTAAAGTCCTTTGCCTTTCCTGATCACGAAAGTGTGCTAGAAAATGTACGCAAGGCAGAAAAAGGTATACCAGTTGAAAGAGTGAAAGAGCAACCAATTGAAAATTGCGTACTTATGTGa
- the LOC129237581 gene encoding uncharacterized protein LOC129237581: protein MGKSIHIEVEHCGLCAAHARQCRSLQKYIMREEPDTDLVCRTGRRGSFEVVVNGMLVHSKLKTQAFPSQDEILQRVINVREGPTSKYMGMENFCSLM, encoded by the exons ATGGGCAAATCAATACACATCGAGGTGGAACATTG cgGCCTATGTGCGGCACATGCTAGGCAGTGCAGATCGCTGCAAAAATACATAATGAGAGAAGAGCCAGATACGGATCTGGTTTGTCGTACTGGCCGGCGCGGCTCATTCGAGGTGGTCGTTAACGGTATGTTGGTGCATTCGAAATTGAAAACGCAGGCTTTCCCATCACAAGATGAAATTTTACAGCGCGTTATAAATGTGCGCGAAGGTCCGACTTCCAAGTACATgggaatggaaaatttttgctcattaatgtaa